TCAAAATTATCTTGGACATTATAACGGGCTGTGTTATTTTAGTTACGTTTTGAAACGAGCAGATGTTTTCTTTTGGCATGCTTTCAAATTTcgtgtttcattttttttattttgtttcttgcaaTCTGCTCTATTCAAATAAATTTGACGATATTGTTGCCATCATGCTTCACTGGGATACatgttgggttttggttttGGATGCAATTCATCTGGCAcatgccctttctttttttcctcttttggtTGGGTGGGTGGGTGGGTAGGGGGGAGTTGCTGGCCTTGCATATAACTGGGCGCAGAATTTTGTGCCCCCCTGCCGCCACAAGACTGGCAAAAGAAAGCGGGGTTTCGTTGGGAGAGGGGGAAGGGAGAGGGACGGATTATATGTTCTTACTCAAACGAGTCTAGATGCCTTGTTTAGCCGTGGTTGATTAAAGTGGCTTTCAGAACTTGAGCAATGGTAGGGACTGTTAGTGTTGAAAACGTACAACTTATTAAGCTATTTGCCCaacggaaaaagaaaaaaaaagctgtGTTTGCCTGCTTTCTCCTCCCTAAGTTTCCGAACAAATATGCTTGTCACTTAACTATGCTTGTCACTTTCAAGTGGTGTCCCTTGATGGGTTTTTTCATCGATTAGACGCTCCTTTcttttagattagattagagtagattatataaatgttatcgttgcgaaaaaaaaaaaaaggtttccgAAAGAAATATAGTCTAAATGTATGGACGCTTCAAATCGAAGCAGTTAGCGGTCcaagatgaaaagaaaaggaagaactTGAATAGTCAGGATAGTAACCTGGAAATGTACGCGACTGCACAAAACCCATAAGCGATTCTTGTAGAGCACGGCCAGGAGATGAGCAAATGTAAGCTTGGATCAATTTTTGTCGACGAGTGCGAAGTACAAATTAGCAAGCAAAGAACCTACAACGAAAGCTTGGGTAGGCTAATGAGGACAATGCATTAGTACTAATAACATGAGCAACGCAGTTCCGTAGTATTACACGATCAAGGCTGTTAATAACAATGACGTTGGCTACAAATTTTTTGGGCGAATGATGTAATGATGTCAGCGGCAGCGGATGCAGGAGTAGGAAGGAAACATTGGGAAGGCGTGAAGTAGCTGAGAGACAAGAAGGCGTGAGTAGAAGAGCACGCCTTTACTGGGTTCACGTTGATTCAGCCAGTTGGGGACCAGTTCAGCTAGAAGATTCTGTTGGACACGTGTTGGAAGCTCATTTGTTCACTTGAAAATCAGTTAGAATGGCAGTTGTATAAACCGTGAGGATCATGTAATTGTTAGGGAATCTTTTGCAAATTTGATATTGTAATCAGAGAAGGAATATCCTCTCCGCGTTTTCCCCCTCCCCACGGTTTCCTTCAATCTCTTTCCCCTTATGTTCTTTCCCGCCATTCTGCTTCTGTAATCCTTTACTGAAGCTTATCAATGAATATGGAGTTGTTCGTTTGAGTTGCTCAGACTTTTGCAGTCTATTGATTCATTGCATTTTAGTTCATTTCATTACTTGCATTTCCTGGTTCTGGTCCACAACAAATGACCAGCATCAACGTCATCAAACGAAGTGTACATACTTCCACAATTGTTCTGGCAATAACCATGAAAGGAAGCAAAGAATGCAACAAAAGCTTCAAAGTTCACAAAAGGCTAATATGTAGCATCACTAAGCGACTGCATCTTCTTGACTAGTTCCCTCATTTCCCATCTCAGGCAAAGTTTCAAGGTCAGTGCGAGCCTCTTTCTCTTCTTGGGGAATTGTAGAACTTGATGAGTCAACCATGCTATTCTGCTCAGCTTCAGCATTCTCATTTGAGTTTGAAGATGCCTCCTCTTTAGTAGCACTCGAGGAACCAGAAGAATCTACTGATCTATTTTCACTGGAATCAGTATTGTCATTGTCATTTGAAGGGTTAATCTTTTCTTCCGGTCCTGTTTCAGAATGAGCATCAGACTTCTGGATCTCGACCTTTTCATTAACCTGATTGGCTGATgaattttctgaacttttctCTGTACCCCCAACAGTATTGCTACCAGCATTTTGTCTATTGCCCACATCATTTGAACCTTCTCCATATGCTGAGCCCTCCTTCATATTTGAACTTGTATCGGATTTGTCATTGTTTGTTGCAGCATCCTTGTTATCGGTTTGCTCCTCTTGAGTAGTCTGCGCACCATCTCCCCCAGGAAGGACATGACCAACAGCATTTCTCTGCTTTTGATCAGCATCATCCTTAGAATTGTCGCTAATGCTCTGCTGTTGATTAGCTTCCTTTGTTCCTTCTGTGGGATTGGAGTTATCCCATGATCCTTGCTGTGTGGTTTCATTGGCATTGCCTTGCTTTTCATTAGCTTCATGTGTTCCTTCTGTAGGATTGGAAGATTCCCCTGATTCCTGCTGTGTGGTCTCATTGCTGTTGCCTTGCTCTTGATTAGCTTCCCTCCTTCCTTCTGCAGGATTGGAATCGTGACCTGATCCCTGCTGTGTGTTTTCACTGTCATTGCCTTCATCAGTCGCAACAGTTGATGGACTATTCTGTTCATTTGACTCACCTTCTTTTGCATTTGAACCTGATTCATTATCGTGTACCTTATTTGCCTCTGTCACATTTTCACTGTTGCCTTCAGACTTGTCCTGGACCTTCTCAGTCGACTGTTCTTCCCCATTTACGTTTTCCTTATTTACTTTCTCAGTGTCTTTCATACTTTGAGAATCCTGAACCTCTTCACTCTGGGCATTCCCACCATTGGTGTTTTCCCGTGCAGCAGCTTCGTTTGTCTGCTCATTTGCTTGATGAACCTTCTCATCTGGTGATTCCTCAGATTTAccttctttttgttccttcacTTCATGGTCTTCCTGTTTCTCTCTACCTTGATCTTCATTGCCTATTTGTttcttctcttccttttctGTTGCCTTGCTCTCATCGTTAACCTGCTCCTTCACTTCCTGCTCTTCACCTCCATCCAGGTCATTCTTATTTTCCCTGGTCTCTTCATTTTCCCCATTCTCTTCTTTTGCATCCTTTTCCTCATTACCTTTCTGCTCAGCTCCATTTTCTTTTGTGTCTTCATTAGCATTCTCATTGTTCTCCTCCTTCGTTTCATTCTCCTTTTCTGCGCcgccattttctttattttctccaGTCTCCTCACCACTTTGCTCTTCATCATGCTTTCCCCGGTCGTCTTCTCTAGTTTCCTCCTCCTCACCATTATTTTTATTTCCATCATTCTCTTTCTCTTGATTTTGCATCTCATTTCCCCCTTCACCCTCTGCATCTTTGTTCTCTCCATTCTCTTCATCTTTCACTTCTTGCTCTGTACTTTCTGTCTCCTTTTCTCCTTCCTCTCCCAGTTTGTCTTGATCATGATCATTTTCCTCGGGCTTGAGCTCATCTTCAAGTTGTTTACTGGCTTCTTCTCGTTCCTCCTTTCGATTCTCATCCCGTGTTATCATTTCAATATTTTTTGGTTGGATGTCTTTTCTCCCAAATTTTTGTACCTTCTCCAAAATGTTCGAGCTTTCTCCATATGATGCCTTTTTGCTACGGGAGTGCTGGACCTGATAAAGCAGCCAGATGCAAACACCAACTAGCACACATATCTGCAGGGCATGCTTCACCTTAAAACCTTTATTTCTCTGATTCCTCCGAGGTGACAGCCTGAAcattgtgattttattgttgtacTATATCTTCAGTTGAACCAGCTTCCAGAAGCTACAAGCTGTCCCAACTCTTTAACTTCTACAAAAGGAAGAATTACTGTTAATTTTAAGGAGAATTATGGTAAACATTCAGAACATAAGAAACCAGGCTTGGATTAGATACTCAAAAAACTTTGAAATTAAGTGAATTAAACACCATCCAAGTAACATGTTGCAAATGGCTATGACAATCACTTTGATGCTCAAAAAGAAATGGAGTTTCGTATGGCAAGTGCGAGAGGCCAACAGATCATGGCAACCACCACATTCTCTCCCACTGCAGTCCGAtgtcttttattattattttttttcttaagaaAGTCTGATATCTATAATCACTAACAACTCCAGATATAGTGAAGAGAGTGACGATTAACAGAGTCATCTGCAGGATCCAACTTGGGTATATGCGGATCTAACTAGCATCAGAATGCAATTACGCACATTCAGGCTGTAATCATCAATCGTCGAGTCAAGTTAAAAACTTAACGAACAGAGGTACCTCATAGAAACCCAACTAGCATAATTGTTTCTCTTAGATCAGAGCCCGCAACGCAGATGGTAACTTCAACTCACACAAATTGGGTCTGAACTATCATGCTGGTTATCAAGCACGCAGGCACCAAAGAACAGACAAAATCACACCCCATATCCGACCGACCGACCgaaattattgaaaaataaGCTATAAAGaataaatcaagaacaaaacaGGAGCATGAATCCATTATGCATTTCCTTCATAAGAAAATAATCCGGCGTCTCCAGAGTCCAGACTATCTATTTGGAAACATATAAATAGCAGCTCAGCTGGAAAGACTTCGACCAAGTAATAACTATCATATCATTTAACTGTTATACCAGTTTGAACCAAGGCCGGAGCGATGCATACAAGAAACAATTGATTCGAAGCAATGCTTATAGCTATGATCACATCCCGGATAGGATACTATATTGATATCGATCTGCATTCAACTAAATAGCAAACACGTACATTTAACACTAGATAAATATAGAGTCAAGACCCCATGATCGTGCAAACTTTccaaatgaattaaaaaaaaaaaagacgagaTCTCTAAGGAAAAGGCAAGCCATACCTGGTCCTATACTAAGAAAGAAGAAGCAAAAGGCTTGTTGTTGGTGCGAAAGTTGTCTCCTTTGAAataactactactactactactaagGCCACTGTAAAGAATGAATGATTAGGTTTAAAGGGAAAGGTGAATAATGCAAAAGGATCTACTACTAATATATATTGTCAATCAATGAAGGAAAGGTTTACCAGTGGTTCGTTGTTAACAATGGTGGTGGGTGTCAGGTAGACATTAAGAAAGGTTCAACAACACTTTCCAAACAGGTTTGTTGTTTTTATTCTTTGGCTTCTCCCTCAATCCCCCGATTTTAGATCTGTAGACGAAACCCAGGAGGCGTAAAGTAAAACTGTAAAATATCATATCTGTTGTCTTTTGACAGCCTTACAATTAATTAATATTATTAATTCTCTGGTGGGTATTTGCTTTAACGCTGTCGTTATAGCCCAATACGACGACGCTTGTGCTGTACTCCATTACGAAcgattttattattatttcctTGAGTCAATACTACTACAGTAGAGAATTTAAAGGCGCCACATCGCATCGCATCGTCGGTGAGGCGGTGATCTAGTAGTACATAGGCTTCTTTCACAACGCCGTCATTCTATCTCCTCCCTCCCTTCCTTGATAAAGAtgaaccctttttttttattttttttctgatttaatttcaACACcttcaaaataaaaagttgaagcTCCCACCCACAAATTTGGCGCAGGACCGCGCAGTCAGACTCATTACACAGCTGTCTGAGGTGAACGGAACACAAGCCCACATCGAAACGATGCCGTCGAAGCTTTTAACCACCGCCCTCCGCCGCACGATCTTAAAACCCACAATCCTCCGCCCCTTCTCCACCGCCGCTGCCGCCGTTGCTGAACCCTATCAAGAAGACACATCAGGAATTACGGTGAAAGGCGTAAAAATCTCCGGAAGACCCCTCTACCTCGACATGCAAGCTACCTCGCCGGTGGACCCTCGGGTCCTCGACGCCATGCTCCCTTACTATCTCTCCCGCTTCGGCAACCCTCACTCCCGGACCCACCTCTACGGCTGGGAATCCGACCAGGCCGTCGAGTCTGCCCGAACCCACGTGGCAGACCTAATTAGCGCCTCCCCTAAGGAGATCATTTTCACCTCCGGCGCCACCGAGTCCAATAACATCTCCGTCAAGGGGGTTTTGCATTTTTATAAGGATAAGAAGCGCCACGTCATCACTACCCAGACGGAGCACAAGTGCGTCTTGGACTCCTGCCGTCACCTCCAGCAAGAGGGTTTTGAGGTAACTTATCTTCCTGTTGAACCTGACGGGCTCGTTGATTTGGATAAGCTTCGGGCCGCGATACGGCCCGACACGGGGTTAGTTTCGGTTATGATGGTTAATAATGAGATTGGAGTGATTCAACCTGTCGAGGAAATTGGGAAAATCTGCAAGGAATTTAATGTTCCGTTTCATACCGATGCTGCCCAGGCTTTGGGGAAAATTCCCATAGACGTCGATAAGATGAATGTCAGTTTGATGTCTTTGAGCGGGCATAAGATTTATGGGCCTAAGGGAATTGGGGCTTTGTACATGAGGCGCAGACCGAGGATCCGCGTGGAGCCTCAAATGAATGGGGGCGGGCAAGAGAGAGGGATAAGGAGTGGAACTGTGCCAACTCCCTTGGTTGTGGGCTTTGGGGCTGCTTGTGACATCGCTAAGAAGGAAATGGAGTACGATGACAAGAGGATTAAGGCTTTGCAAGAGAGGTTGTTGAATGGAATTAGGGATAAGATTGATGGGGTGGTAGTGAATGGTAGCGTGGAGTGGAGGTATGCAGGCAATTTGAACTTGTCGTTTGCTTATGTTGAGGGGGAAAGCTTGTTGATGGGGTTGAAGGAGGTCGCCGTGTCGAGTGGTAGCGCTTGTACTAGTGCGAGCTTGGAGCCCTCGTATGTATTGAGGGCATTGGGTGTGGAAGAGGACATGGCACATACGTCTATTAGGTATGGGATTGGGAGGTTCACTACGGAGGAAGAGATTGACAGGGCTGTGGAGCTAACTGTAATGCAGGTTGAGAAGTTAAGGGAAATGAGCCCTCTTTATGAGATGGTGAAGGCTGGGATAGATTTGAAGAGTATACAATGGTCACAGCACTGATTGGGTGGAGGCTCCAAACTTGCGATAACTGAACCTCTAAATGTGCCATGGAGCAGCTACTTCCTGGGCTTATGGGCGTCTCACTGGTGTTGTCTGACATTACTCTTTGGATGCAATTCATACTCATAGGTAGTTGCTTAATGCTAAAATTTTTGACACTAGATGGATGGTTATGGTGTTTCATGGTTGTGTAATATGTATTTAGTTGTCTGGCATTTTGATGGGGATGATGTAATTTTGGCAATGTGAATAATGTTGCAATTCCGCTATCATCAGAATCATAAGTATATGCTTTTAATGAGGCTTCAGATATATAATAAGCGTAGAAATCACAGATATATCATTGTATGCTTATTTGCGTAGAAATCACAGATATATCATTGTATGCTTATTTACGTAGAAATCACATATTTCATGAGCTACTTTTCTTATTTGTAAGCTGGATGGGTGGTGAGTTATTTGGAAACTACTGATGCTGCACTGTTGTGACTTCTTAAAGAACAGTAAATGGGTCGGATGACTATAGTTGCTCCTATGAAGTATGTTAGAGAATATATGAAGATAGTTACATACAGTATACTTGCTGGTGTTGGTCTTTTTGAGCTTTGTGGTGACTGCTATTTGGAAATTGATGCGCCCTTTGACAATCAGCGCTTGTGTTCTTTTAAGGATTATCGCTGCtgtaaattttggaaaatttggtattGCTAACGTAATGAAGTAACTGTTGCCCGTGTCCTCACCAATATCATTTACATGCTGATGTTCTTGTGACATTCCTTTCAATGTGTACTTTTgttgatttttaaatttcttcaaattcttttgTGTATGGTAATATTTTTGTCTCTTATTGTTGCCTCTTGGTGGGTTATACCGGGAAATGAAATGATAAATCACCCAAATGGCCTTCTCTGAAGTTCTTCTCTTTACTACCAGCGGGGACTTGTAAATCTATGTGCATCAACTCTGGTTGTGCCTCAACATTTGTACATTTGTATTAACTGCATGTTGCTgagaaattttctgttttatcGTTCCTATCAAGATTTAAATTCAACTCTGTGGCATCTTTCAATTCTGGAAAAAACCTAGATATAAAGGTCATCGTGCAGACAACTTCAATTCATAGCAGCTTTCTGTTCGCTACAAGGGGGATACACTAGGCATCCTTACGCCTGCTGAGTATTGGTGCTGGAGTTTACTGCTAGACCACTCACctctaaattttatatatatatatattatttttttgggagagggggggaggaggaggaggaggggaaAGAAGAAGAGTGGCTCTGTTATTAACTGCTGCAGACATACAGATACTTGACGATACTGTTTGTTCTGTTTTAAGATAACTGGGAGCTAGTTGTATAACCATGCAAAAAAGCAGTTGCAGAAGTAttcaaagattcaaaaattatataCTTGTATGGTGCATACAGAATCATGACTATACTATTCGCTCTGTTTCAAGATAACTGGGAGCTAGGTGTATAGCCATGACAATAAGTCCATTGCAGAATTATTCAAGTTGTTGCAACCTTGGTACTCCAAGACAAATTTTTTGGTTTCCTTTAACATTTTCAATGAACCTGGAAATAAATTCCTCAGTGAAGTGATTTTGCAGTTTTCTTGACTATTTCCTTTTTTAAACACCATTTGGCTCAGCATTGTTTGGCCTGTATTGTCTGGGCGGTTAAAAGATTGAAAATCATATTTTGGAGAAGCATGCATATTTGCTGGTTTACGAGCCCAGGAGCTTTTAAACTGGTTTGGCCTGGGAAACCATTGATAGAAGGAAGTCTCATACTGTCTCAAGTCT
This sequence is a window from Coffea eugenioides isolate CCC68of chromosome 7, Ceug_1.0, whole genome shotgun sequence. Protein-coding genes within it:
- the LOC113778690 gene encoding uncharacterized protein DDB_G0290685, coding for MFRLSPRRNQRNKGFKVKHALQICVLVGVCIWLLYQVQHSRSKKASYGESSNILEKVQKFGRKDIQPKNIEMITRDENRKEEREEASKQLEDELKPEENDHDQDKLGEEGEKETESTEQEVKDEENGENKDAEGEGGNEMQNQEKENDGNKNNGEEEETREDDRGKHDEEQSGEETGENKENGGAEKENETKEENNENANEDTKENGAEQKGNEEKDAKEENGENEETRENKNDLDGGEEQEVKEQVNDESKATEKEEKKQIGNEDQGREKQEDHEVKEQKEGKSEESPDEKVHQANEQTNEAAARENTNGGNAQSEEVQDSQSMKDTEKVNKENVNGEEQSTEKVQDKSEGNSENVTEANKVHDNESGSNAKEGESNEQNSPSTVATDEGNDSENTQQGSGHDSNPAEGRREANQEQGNSNETTQQESGESSNPTEGTHEANEKQGNANETTQQGSWDNSNPTEGTKEANQQQSISDNSKDDADQKQRNAVGHVLPGGDGAQTTQEEQTDNKDAATNNDKSDTSSNMKEGSAYGEGSNDVGNRQNAGSNTVGGTEKSSENSSANQVNEKVEIQKSDAHSETGPEEKINPSNDNDNTDSSENRSVDSSGSSSATKEEASSNSNENAEAEQNSMVDSSSSTIPQEEKEARTDLETLPEMGNEGTSQEDAVA
- the LOC113777797 gene encoding cysteine desulfurase, mitochondrial, translated to MPSKLLTTALRRTILKPTILRPFSTAAAAVAEPYQEDTSGITVKGVKISGRPLYLDMQATSPVDPRVLDAMLPYYLSRFGNPHSRTHLYGWESDQAVESARTHVADLISASPKEIIFTSGATESNNISVKGVLHFYKDKKRHVITTQTEHKCVLDSCRHLQQEGFEVTYLPVEPDGLVDLDKLRAAIRPDTGLVSVMMVNNEIGVIQPVEEIGKICKEFNVPFHTDAAQALGKIPIDVDKMNVSLMSLSGHKIYGPKGIGALYMRRRPRIRVEPQMNGGGQERGIRSGTVPTPLVVGFGAACDIAKKEMEYDDKRIKALQERLLNGIRDKIDGVVVNGSVEWRYAGNLNLSFAYVEGESLLMGLKEVAVSSGSACTSASLEPSYVLRALGVEEDMAHTSIRYGIGRFTTEEEIDRAVELTVMQVEKLREMSPLYEMVKAGIDLKSIQWSQH